One stretch of Brettanomyces nanus chromosome 4, complete sequence DNA includes these proteins:
- a CDS encoding uncharacterized protein (BUSCO:EOG093444GN): MTKRKPDQTKSDVSVASDKKRIKIKQIESIIPDLKYYSRLSKSKVSIPSAFHKTHRPEFIKGLEFVLNKDPSLDAYIKQGPFDSGLKTATKVDEKDSEFYFEKLASGLISQQLSGKAASSIKQKLVENVSQDGKSFPLTSDFYSRKEEELRTYGLSMKKGEYIRRLSKAFMKDFDIDEIEEGVKFDKDYFSKIDDVNLRLDLEKFKGVGPWSSSMFAMFAMGRLDIFEASDLGIRRGFTVYLKNRPELQKEVEGLFSEGTVSRMKRKPSIGKQKYINDYELMNVVAHQFKPYRSVFMFVLWRMSDTIVEALT, encoded by the coding sequence AtgacaaaaagaaagccaGACCAAACAAAAAGCGACGTTTCTGTGGCTAGCGACAAAAAGCGTATCAAAATCAAACAGATCGAAAGTATCATTCCTGATCTGAAATACTACAGTAGACTAAGCAAGAGTAAAGTATCTATTCCGAGTGCTTTCCATAAGACACATAGACCTGAATTTATTAAGGGATTAGAGTTTGTTTTGAATAAAGATCCATCCTTAGATGCCTATATTAAGCAAGGACCTTTTGATTCAGGATTGAAGACAGCCActaaagttgatgaaaaggataGTGAGTTCTATTTCGAGAAGCTTGCAAGTGGGTTGATTTCACAGCAGCTCAGTGGAAAGGCTGCCAGTTCGATCAAGCAGAAATTGGTGGAAAATGTGAGTCAAGACGGGAAATCGTTTCCTCTAACTAGTGATTTCTATtctagaaaagaagaggagttaAGGACATACGGATTATcaatgaagaaaggagaataTATTCGAAGACTCTCCAAAGCCTTTATGAAGGATTTTGATATTGACGAGATCGAAGAGGGTGTGAAATTTGATAAAGACTACTTTAGTAAAATAGATGACGTTAATCTCCGATTAGATTTGGAAAAGTTTAAAGGAGTTGGACCTTGGTCTTCGTCAATGTTTGCTATGTTTGCTATGGGAAGATTGGATATCTTTGAGGCTTCTGATTTAGGGATCCGGCGAGGATTCACGGTGTATTTAAAGAATAGACCAGAGttacagaaagaagttgaagggTTATTCAGTGAGGGTACTGTTTCTAGGATGAAACGAAAGCCTAGTATTGGAAAGCAGAAGTATATAAATGATTATGAGTTGATGAATGTTGTTGCACATCAGTTTAAGCCGTATAGATCTGTGTTTATGTTTGTTTTGTGGCGTATGAGTGATACTATTGTTGAGGCGTTGACATAG
- a CDS encoding uncharacterized protein (EggNog:ENOG41), which produces MSENTELEDRFLDYYLRIQLIYDDSFKLINVVDIPEIPKQPYISTKKIHIRLGSRSEVFKKEFVTSISDLSKFTAFPLDPSFRNTVTRFYSYYNDKSPSISHWDISSTLNKFEEFVGSSISTRCQSFYIQNVQLIDLMLSCRSTDHQKEVLLKRRQSILSKSFEQIPMLTDPEIVTTISCTFNIDEMELRKRIVQLKLDVSKQDVVLILKSRQSLSNQYSKDDFETKDQWQFWIDKINEQNNKLVKLFSTPDTPHLNLLPVDLDLAVHWLVQLAFKGNPKFFETVIKCLQVWQIDPCKIFFEFLSVAPPRPKSVVKAVSLAYLASPAQVTWINWPLQMKRKALAEGMDIYKACEDEIGSILLHFFDDRSSFSTALLLIKQLHLSSSKMPPRLLVSTNVRKCFGQRLQTHLEALHLDLENNSGTKLDINLVNALLTKIVSDTNILHNWKVKNQDIDRTFAVYETAQKIIVSPAMTYVRQFIVETKKRRPGVVSSWVSKENRPSFSTMLEMLGSLKSLTSIKFDFQDILFEDFQQLVSSWEKEMLDKTKLAVENDDQLIRLNGCSYSSSVQNIMGVCNAYVKLLESFQWENTLHLAYLYCLLYRGICSSLLYYSSSMSSRLTKDLHRSTGTLNFRGESCTCLNNLTKILQYFKEFENERLFECSAVLEAYHDESLENPRKLVSIRILNAENVEDSKGEPVCLSVKIDGLISGRTRCIWKDYNPSWDEEFESMIGKTESLRRGGHFRIELYDENTSSIYKAISYSFDLNSVSRSVLPIDEKISLQPRAGALNISISVEAEKNDPLFYLSRAQSQIGKSKDRAIKLFVDKFSRIVREIFSHEHLDESLKLAPVKKDSHDYCALKDGKVDSYINQMQLHTIPELYDNLETQVFDQVTLRLWSKILESAENLLLPRVSFIFHNIVARLDKRSSIVNGGGPSFGFGSSSRFHKTTKNEMTRVVQWCWKFRKMLNIPEKVLQNPLVGPFDEFIQIPQLYEKNAKELEDGYYQIWSFLSKKLPKKYSRGKYDKKSVEKASQDKELMMRVLLARGETKFVRRVMEIEERYERAVKTEIEIDLVRAASPHEMDISAMVEADNKQPNSGISIMLQEPLIEMGIDNDVESSEKDQSVDNDIVKDNDKAGPLKHQSSLESVSLSSRSASLSSSASAAVASPSSPIVPRLPDDTTQSITSVAPPKMPSMTFPVPNIDTSAPSESNMSAVSALSTSALSNYSAKSTSNSSTASSMPVNTVAYSLPADPATTKAEASGSDISRANLETLNESLDTIDQLLGSKHAVSRIHNRQTSMESSSSMNSGEHRTPNRSSSNSSGSAPAINTVANTSPRPQSYFMSSIRSFANSMTGSTSSPTRTGSNASIDSNRIASLQKLGAESVIEEEEESTKHAENVENVKNNENDENEVAKHPPFSSGFDDYDPALYTAEKYLDTQYRYACDKRNAGFHRLFPSLPEEDRLLDDFSCALSREILLQGRLYVSDHYLCFSSNLLGWVTSVVISFDEILGFDRRTTAGLFPNGIIVETMDSKHSFASLISRDSTMNFLATVWSKSVALSRRKNEKARDMDLVESSLSVHSNGSKSMLSESDILTIDEDDSNDDDSESSNEGENKALTASSNNTSLTTIESEKYHIRGPLTHAPTEHEIDYKKNGETQVLDFDFDAPLGFIFKALFGPNNALHKKVMEMSDGFEFSDYGTFDKETDGEKPVRKFEYQKGLNYSIGPKSTTVEVAEYLEYEDFEDYVEVLSISRTPGVPSGGAFDVRTRYLFTWGPLNRTNLKCSFWVNWTGSSWIKGMIEHSTVAGQEKSISDLKHLLLDSIPESRDVYTEETLEEAKREKRTAADSAKILEREAKRARKKLVPTPATITTGFMVNTSPLVVGGISIIVLLQLIVLVYLYNTSGALRQIMETQNIILKQLYKQSIE; this is translated from the exons ATGAGTGAAAATACCGAATTAGAGGATCGATTTCTCGACTACTACCTAAGAATTCAGCTAATCtatgatgattctttcaaGCTGATCAATGTGGTTGATATTCCGGAGATACCTAAACAACCTTATATATCTACCAAGAAAATACATATTCGTTTAGGAAGTCGTTCCGAGGTGTTCAAGAAGGAATTTGTCACTAGTATTTCCGATCTTTCCAAGTTTACTGCATTCCCATTGGATCCAAGTTTCCGCAACACCGTCACAAGGTTCTATTCCTACTATAATGACAAGTCCCCCAGTATATCTCACTGGGATATCTCATCAACTCTAAATAAGTTCGAGGAGTTTGTTGGTTCTTCCATTTCAACAAGATGCCAGTCGTTCTACATTCAGAACGTTCAActcattgatttgatgCTCAGTTGTCGAAGCACAGACCATCAAAAGGAGGTTTTACTCAAAAGAAGGCAGTCTATATTGAGTAAATCCTTCGAGCAGATACCCATGTTAACTGATCCTGAGATCGTTACAACCATCTCTTGTACTTtcaatattgatgaaatggaACTTAGAAAGAGGATTGTTCAACTAAAACTTGATGTTTCCAAGCAGGATGTTGTTTTAATCCTTAAATCTCGACAATCGCTTAGTAACCAGTACTCCAAAGATGATTTTGAGACCAAGGATCAATGGCAGTTTTGGATCGACAAGATTAATGAGCAAAACAACAAGTTAGTAAAGCTTTTCAGTACCCCTGATACCCCTCATCTCAATCTTTTGCCTGTAGATTTAGATCTGGCCGTCCATTGGTTGGTTCAGCTAGCTTTTAAAGGTAATccaaagttctttgagACTGTGATTAAGTGTCTGCAAGTTTGGCAGATCGATCCTTGTAAAATATTCTTTGAGTTCCTCTCTGTGGCTCCACCTAGGCCTAAGAGTGTGGTGAAAGCAGTAAGTTTGGCATATTTGGCGTCTCCTGCCCAAGTTACTTGGATCAATTGGCCCTTGCAAATGAAACGGAAGGCCTTGGCTGAAGGTATGGATATTTACAAAGCTTGTGAGGACGAAATCGGTTCCATTTTATTGCATTTCTTTGACGATCGGTCCAGCTTCTCTACCGCTCTTTTACTGATAAAACAGCTCCATCTTTCATCCTCAAAAATGCCTCCAAGATTACTTGTTTCCACCAACGTGAGAAAGTGCTTTGGTCAGAGGCTTCAGACACATTTAGAGGCTCTCCATTTGGATCTTGAGAATAATTCTGGTACTAAATTGGACATCAATTTGGTCAATGCTCTTTTGACAAAGATAGTTTCTGATACGAACATTCTTCATAATTGGAAGGTGAAGAACCAGGATATTGACAGGACTTTTGCCGTTTATGAGACGGCTCAAAAGATTATAGTTTCTCCTGCTATGACTTATGTTAGGCAGTTTATCGTGGAAacgaagaaaagaagaccGGGGGTAGTAAGTTCATGGGTATCCAAAGAGAATAGACCGAGCTTTTCCACGATGTTGGAGATGTTGGGAAGTTTAAAGTCACTGACCAGTATCAAATTTGATTTCCAGGACATCTTATTTGAGGATTTCCAACAGCTAGTGAGTTCGTGGGAAAAGGAGATGTTGGATAAAACGAAATTGGctgttgaaaatgatgatcaGTTGATCCGGCTCAATGGCTGCTCCTATTCGAGTAGCGTGCAAAACATTATGGGTGTATGCAATGCATACGTGAAGCTGTTAGAATCTTTCCAATGGGAAAACACTTTACACTTGGCATATCTTTACTGCTTGCTTTACAGAGGAATATGTTCTTCGTTACTTTACTATTCAAGTTCGATGAGTTCCAGACTCACCAAGGATTTACATAGAAGTACAGGAACGCTGAATTTTCGAGGAGAATCGTGTACTTGTCTCAACAATTTGACCAAGATTTTGCAATACTTTAAGGAGTTTGAGAACGAGAGATTGTTTGAATGCTCGGCCGTTTTGGAGGCTTATCACGATGAATCGCTTGAAAATCCAAGGAAGTTGGTGTCCATCAGGATTCTGAATGCAGAAAACGTCGAGGATAGTAAAGGTGAACCAGTCTGCTTATCGGTAAAGATAGATGGATTGATTTCGGGTCGTACTCGTTGTATATGGAAGGACTACAACCCTTCTTGggatgaagagtttgaaagTATGATCGGTAAAACGGAGAGTTTGCGTCGTGGAGGACATTTTCGAATTGAACTATACGATGAGAATACATCCAGCATCTACAAAGCGATCAGCTATTCTTTTGACTTGAACAGTGTTAGCCGATCAGTACTTCCTAtagatgagaagatcagTTTACAACCGAGAGCAGGAGCACTTAATATCTCTATCTCCgttgaagcagagaaaaatgATCCATTATTCTACCTTTCGCGTGCACAATCACAGATTGGCAAGAGTAAAGACAGAGCGATCAAGCTATTTGTAGATAAGTTCTCCAGAATAGTTCGAGAGATCTTCAGTCACGAACATTTAGACGAAAGCTTGAAATTGGCTCCTGTTAAAAAGGATAGTCACGATTACTGTGCACTTAAGGATGGGAAGGTGGATAGTTATATTAATCAGATGCAGCTACATACCATCCCAGAGTTATATGACAATTTAGAGACTCAAGTATTTGACCAGGTGACTCTTCGATTATGGTCCAAGATCTTGGAGTCTGCAGAGAATCTACTCTTACCACGAGtctcttttatttttcacaaTATAGTGGCACGGTTGGACAAACGATCAAGCATTGTGAATGGAGGGGGACCAAGCTTTGGGTTTGGCAGTAGTAGTCGGTTTCATAAGACTACTAAGAATGAGATGACTAGAGTGGTTCAATGGTGCTGGAAGTTTAGAAAGATGCTAAATATACCGGAAAAAGTTCTACAAAATCCATTAGTTGGACCATTTGATGAGTTTATTCAAATTCCCCAGTTGTATGAAAAGAATGCCAAGGAATTAGAGGATGGCTACTACCAGATATGGTCGTTTCTGAGTAAGAAGCTACCAAAGAAGTATTCAAGGGGTAAGTACGATAAGAAGTCTGTAGAGAAGGCCAGTCAAGATAAAGAGTTAATGATGAGGGTTTTGTTGGCAAGGGGAGAAACCAAGTTTGTTCGGAGGGTTATGGAGATTGAGGAGAGGTATGAGAGAGCAGTCAAGACGGAGATAGAGATAGATCTTGTTCGAGCGG CCTCACCTCATGAAATGGATA TTTCTGCTATGGTTGAGGCAGATAATAAGCAGCCAAATTCTGGCATCTCCATAATGTTGCAAGAACCCCTCATTGAGATGGGAATAGACAATGATGTTGAGTCATCCGAAAAGGACCAGAGCGTGGACAATGACATAGTCAAAGATAATGACAAAGCTGGCCCGCTGAAGCATCAGTCGTCCTTAGAATCTGTTTCCTTGTCATCGCGATCAGCTTCCTTATCGTCATCTGCATCGGCTGCCGTTGCATCGCCTTCTTCTCCGATTGTTCCAAGGCTTCCAGATGATACTACACAAAGTATCACCAGTGTAGCACCTCCTAAGATGCCTAGTATGACGTTTCCCGTGCCAAATATTGACACTTCTGCCCCCAGCGAATCAAATATGTCCGCTGTATCTGCTTTGTCTACGTCTGCTCTTTCCAATTACTCGGCGAAATCGACCTCCAACTCCTCTACAGCCTCATCCATGCCGGTTAATACGGTAGCCTATTCGCTTCCTGCTGATCCTGCAACCACAAAGGCCGAGGCGTCTGGCTCTGATATTAGTAGAGCAAATCTGGAGACTCTAAATGAGTCTTTGGATACtattgatcaacttctgGGTAGCAAACACGCAGTTTCTCGCATTCATAATCGCCAAACGTCGATGgaatcatcgtcatcgatGAATTCTGGGGAACATCGGACCCCTAATCGCTCTTCATCGAATTCTTCAGGCTCTGCACCTGCTATTAACACTGTGGCCAATACCTCGCCTCGTCCACAGTCTTATTTTATGTCCAGTATACGTAGTTTTGCCAACAGTATGACAGGTTCTACTTCCAGTCCAACCAGAACAGGTAGTAATGCAAGTATAGACTCTAATCGCATTGCATCCCTACAAAAATTGGGTGCCGAGAGCGTaattgaggaagaagaggaaagtACCAAGCATGCCGAGAACGTCGAGAACGTCAAGAACAACGAAAACGACGAGAACGAAGTGGCTAAGCATCCCCCCTTTAGTTCTGGTTTTGATGACTATGACCCGGCTTTATACACTGCAgagaaatatttggataCACAGTATCGATATGCCTGCGATAAGCGCAATGCAGGGTTTCACCGGTTATTCCCGAgtcttccagaagaagaccGACTTCTCGATGACTTTAGCTGTGCACTTAGCCGGGAAATCTTACTTCAAGGAAGACTCTATGTGTCTGACCACTACCTCTGTTTCAGCTCGAACTTACTTGGTTGGGTGACCAGTGTGGTCATTTCATTCGACGAAATCTTGGGATTTGACCGTCGTACCACAGCAGGACTCTTCCCTAATGGGATCATAGTGGAAACTATGGATTCAAAGCATTCATTTGCCAGTTTAATCTCTCGTGATTCGACCATGAACTTTCTCGCTACAGTATGGTCCAAGTCAGTGGCTCTGAGTCGAAGGAAAAATGAGAAAGCTCGTGATATGGACCTTGTAGAGTCCAGTTTATCAGTTCATTCGAATGGATCTAAATCCATGTTGTCTGAAAGCGACATACTCACGatagatgaagatgatagtaatgatgatgacagTGAAAGCTCCAATGAAGGGGAAAATAAAGCACTTACGGCTAGTAGTAATAACACCTCATTGACTACCATTGAATCTGAGAAATATCATATTAGAGGACCTCTCACGCACGCACCTACTGAGCATGAAATagactacaagaagaatggagagACGCAGGTCTTGGACTTTGATTTCGATGCTCCCTTGGGATTTATATTCAAGGCTTTGTTTGGTCCCAATAATGCGTTGCATAAGAAAGTAATGGAGATGAGTGATGGATTTGAATTCAGTGATTACGGTACTTTTGATAAGGAAACAGACGGAGAGAAACCTGTCAGGAAATTTGAGTATCAAAAAGGACTCAATTATTCAATTGGACCTAAATCGACTACTGTAGAAGTAGCAGAGTATTTGGAATATGAGGATTTTGAGGATTATGTGGAAGTTCTTTCGATAAGCAGAACACCTGGTGTTCCCAGTGGAGGAGCATTTGATGTTCGTACACGGTATCTATTTACATGGGGTCCTCTGAATCGAACAAACTTGAAGTGTAGTTTCTGGGTCAATTGGACAGGAAGCTCTTGGATTAAAGGTATGATTGAGCATTCCACAGTAGCCGGGCAGGAAAAATCTATAAGTGATTTGAAACACTTGTTATTGGATTCCATTCCAGAGTCGAGAGATGTTTACACGGAAGAGACGTTGGAAGAAGCCAAGAGGGAGAAGAGGACGGCGGCAGACAGCGCCAAGATCTTAGAGAGAGAAGCAAAGAGAGCTCGGAAGAAGCTTGTTCCAACACCGGCAACCATTACTACTGGATTTATGGTCAACACGAGTCCTTTGGTTGTTGGAGGCATCTCGATCATTGTGCTTCTTCAGTTGATTGTCTTGGTATATCTGTACAATACGAGCGGTGCCCTGAGACAGATTATGGAGACACAGAACATTATTCTCAAACAGTTGTATAAACAAAGTATTGAATAA
- a CDS encoding uncharacterized protein (EggNog:ENOG41) codes for MMCKDFIYVTTTWLVYLDSIHPSMPTVYDSEDPNLPNLPDRDEVSWSDYDYLSDDSSSSDSSSIDSDRSHTSSIGPSSIVSDRRPSMISSLLRLHRSSKLSRPSSYKVHDLFEKWESRNARHNEREPVPTVVIQPTEEHQRAGGGDAGGVEGGDVGGGEGGGVAGLGPAGSNDHTSGLKPKPHRKYIGSKVKKERAAWEPGVDVHQINVLLNTPGSTVTISDYSENRYHIERYEVYSEMESNTTRKREGDRYHVEFLSGHRHDLDESSEASSNCGSLDELYQTTSEYIKEVQRSKEELRNALENKPKWGKVRWINVNGLSWEAISIIGDHYSLHRLAIEDMVDVPQRTKVDMYPSHLFAVMPLLKLITVEKPPVIPRSFFKRSNDIHEDPPIRPTAITATETALRNMRSRQFDGMKHRKNGKRQPTSLGSSSASVSSSSPRHRHFKTLSEKIMEDPNVRTLTDLAVMPIGKTSDSYQKLRKINLRRPLYSRNLGAGVEQLSLFLTTDGTVISFLEHSANDIEKAILPRLSSEYTILRTSCDPSILFESIIDSSVDLVYPVVSAYNKIMNEFEVDLLTNPGMGRTSELHLMVNELTLLRSTIHPISAMVIQLKDQKSLRKFITETSSLYLSDINDHLVSYIQDIDSLSQTIENMLNLVFNTLSIQTNNSMQRLSLITVIFLPLSFWTGYYGMNFDVFPDLHKNVNFYWELAIPFSVGLIIIIMRKELIKAIMDTKHSIERRLREYNYRRLED; via the exons ATGAT GTGTAAGGATTTTATCTATGTCACCACTACTTGGTTGGTTTATCTAGACTCTATTCATCCTTCTATGCCTACAGTGTATGACTCGGAGGACCCAAACCTTCCGAATCTTCCCGACAGAGATGAAGTATCTTGGTCTGATTACGATTACCTCAGCGATGACTCGTCGTCTTCTGATAGTTCTAGCATCGACTCTGATAGATCTCACACATCATCTATAGGGCCGAGTAGTATAGTTTCTGACAGACGACCTTCGATGATTTCATCGTTGCTGAGACTTCATCGATCATCAAAGTTGTCCCGTCCGTCGTCGTACAAGGTTCATGATTTGTTTGAGAAGTGGGAGAGTCGGAATGCTCGTCATAATGAGAGGGAGCCTGTTCCTACAGTAGTGATACAGCCTACAGAGGAGCACCAGAGGGCTGGAGGTGGTGATGCGGGAGGTGTCGAGGGTGGAGATGTGGGAGGTGGTGAGGGTGGAGGTGTGGCGGGTCTGGGGCCAGCTGGGTCTAATGACCATACTTCTGGCCTAAAACCGAAGCCACATCGGAAATACATCGGGTCtaaagtgaagaaagagcGTGCTGCATGGGAACCGGGTGTGGATGTTCATCAAATCAATGTATTACTCAATACGCCGGGCTCGACTGTCACCATCTCAGACTATTCAGAAAACAGGTATCACATAGAGAGATATGAAGTGTATTCTGAGATGGAAAGCAACACCACGCGGAAAAGAGAGGGTGATCGTTATCATGTTGAGTTTCTAAGTGGTCATCGTCACGACTTGGATGAGAGTAGTGAAGCATCCAGTAATTGCGGTTCGTTGGATGAACTCTATCAAACCACTTCAGAGTACATTAAAGAAGTCCAGAGAAGCAAGGAAGAGCTACGAAATGCACTCGAGAACAAGCCAAAGTGGGGGAAAGTACGCTGGATTAACGTCAATGGATTGTCTTGGGAGGCCATTTCGATCATTGGTGATCATTACTCTTTGCATCGTTTAGCCATAGAAGATATGGTGGATGTGCCACAGAGAACTAAAGTAGATATGTATCCAAGTCATTTATTTGCTGTTATGCCACTCTTGAAACTTATCACCGTGGAAAAGCCTCCGGTTATTCCCAGGTCTTTCTTCAAACGAAGCAATGATATTCATGAAGATCCCCCAATTCGTCCAACCGCAATCACGGCTACAGAAACTGCCTTGAGAAACATGAGATCAAGACAGTTTGATGGCATGAAGCATCGTAAAAACGGTAAGCGGCAGCCCACTTCATTgggttcttcttcggctTCGGTTTCGTCTTCATCGcctcgtcatcgtcatttCAAAACTCTCAGTGAGAAAATCATGGAAGATCCTAATGTTAGAACGCTTACCGACTTGGCAGTTATGCCGATTGGTAAGACTTCCGATAGCTACCAAAAACTCCGGAAAATCAACCTACGACGGCCACTATACAGCAGAAACTTAGGTGCAGGAGTCGAGCAGCTGTCTTTGTTTCTCACTACTGACGGAACAGTGATTTCGTTCCTAGAACATTCGGCAAACGATATTGAAAAGGCCATTTTACCACGTCTCTCTTCTGAATATACTATTCTTAGGACTTCCTGCGATCCCTCCATTCTCTTTGAGTCCATTATCGATTCTTCGGTCGACTTGGTCTACCCAGTGGTCTCCGCCTACAATAAAATCATGAACGAATTTGAGGTGGATCTTCTCACCAATCCTGGGATGGGACGGACTTCTGAGTTGCATCTCATGGTAAATGAACTCACCTTATTACGATCTACCATCCATCCAATTTCTGCCATGGTTATCCAACTTAAGGATCAGAAAAGTCTTCGTAAGTTCATCACAGAAACTTCTAGTCTCTATCTCAGCGATATCAACGATCACTTGGTTTCCTACATTCAAGATATTGACTCACTGTCTCAGACCATCGAAAATATGCTCAACTTGGTCTTCAACACTCTCTCCATCCAAACTAATAACTCCATGCAGAGATTGTCTTTAATCACGGTTATTTTCTtacctctttctttctggacCGGCTATTATGGAATGAACTTCGACGTGTTCCCAGATTTGCATAAAAATGTTAACTTTTACTGGGAGTTGGCTATACCCTTCTCTGTAGGTCTCATTATAATTATTATGAGAAAGGAACTCATCAAGGCTATCATGGATACCAAGCATTCCATAGAGAGGCGATTGAGAGAATACAACTACAGAAGGCTGGAAGATTAA
- a CDS encoding uncharacterized protein (EggNog:ENOG41) → MPPSQLNSMSNNFKASMDEYLQYEKGSLLNNRYRFLQNLQNGSFGKVTCALDTTTNQKVAIKSMKRSVPGVSFMARHEISIMKRLGYHANICQLLDSFETRKYVVMVLEYIPNGDLYDAIHNHSELGLSYQEDPDLFAKLCQQLVDVIKYAHSKGIYHRDVKPENVLLMSDGNIQLCDWGLATSAINCRDFNVGTEKYMAPEALGKHSSSDSYNSKDADTWSIGITLLFTLFGKCPFRKALPTDINYSNFIKSKAFLYDYYPNLSSCGFSAIVEKFMLDRDLDAGLNMVCTQGTYKGFTLDQEYKYELLKAESQKSNRVGSSSENLGGEFYMFDQEPVVEDEDYIDEEAVEGGKAGSGSCYDSAAAADAIDISSVQPVSKLSASSSSAAGNSLFDNVSTSIINSVDTIPEEEYMATGKKEDQADLDIDHYIMNFQNILKTQDQPVDKERLSENVLSNETLCNSAYNST, encoded by the exons ATGCCAC CTAGTCAGTTGAATTCAATgtccaacaacttcaaagcTTCTATGGATGAGTATTTGCAATATGAGAAAGGCTCTCTATTGAACAATCGCTATCGTTTCCTTCAGAATTTGCAGAACGGCTCCTTTGGAAAGGTGACCTGCGCGCTGgacaccaccaccaatCAAAAGGTTGCCATAAAGTCGATGAAACGCTCTGTTCCCGGAGTCAGTTTCATGGCTCGTCATGAGATTTCAATCATGAAGAGGTTAGGCTATCATGCCAACATTTGTCAGCTTTTGGACAGTTTTGAGACGAGAAAGTATGTCGTAATGGTTCTGGAATACATTCCAAATGGCGATTTATACGATGCTATTCATAATCACTCTGAATTGGGCCTGTCCTATCAGGAAGATCCAGATTTGTTTGCCAAATTGTGTCAACAATTGGTCGATGTCATCAAGTATGCTCATTCCAAGGGAATTTACCATAGGGATGTCAAACCAGAAAACGTCTTACTCATGAGCGATGGTAATATCCAACTATGTGATTGGGGTTTGGCAACTAGTGCTATCAACTGTAGAGATTTCAATGTCGGTACTGAAAAGTATATGGCTCCTGAAGCTCTCGGAAAGCATAGCTCCTCTGATAGTTACAACTCCAAGGATGCAGACACTTGGTCCATCGGAATCAcacttcttttcactcttttTGGTAAGTGTCCATTCAGAAAGGCACTTCCAACTGATATCAACTATTCCAATTTCATCAAGTCTAAGGCTTTTCTATATGATTATTATCCTAACTTAAGCTCCTGTGGTTTCAGTGCCATTGTTGAAAAGTTCATGCTTGACAGAGATTTAGATGCAGGCTTGAACATGGTTTGCACTCAAGGAACATACAAGGGATTCACATTGGACCAGGAATACAAGTACGAGCTTCTCAAGGCCGAAAGTCAAAAGTCCAACCGAGTCGGCTCTTCTAGCGAAAATCTGGGTGGAGAGTTTTACATGTTTGACCAGGAGCCcgttgttgaagatgaagattatattgatgaagaggctgTTGAAGGTGGTAAGGCCGGTAGCGGTTCATGCTACGACTCTGCCGCTGCAGCCGATGCTATTGACATATCTTCTGTTCAACCAGTCAGCAAACTatctgcatcatcatcgtccGCAGCTGGTAATTCATTGTTTGATAATGTTTCCACATCAATTATCAACTCTGTTGACACtattccagaagaggaatatATGGCCACTGgtaagaaagaagaccAAGCCGATTTGGACATTGACCATTACATTATGAACTTTCAGAACATTCTAAAGACCCAGGATCAACCCGTTGATAAGGAAAGGCTTTCTGAGAATGTTCTCAGCAACGAGACGTTGTGCAACAGTGCATACAACAGCACTTGA